Proteins co-encoded in one Nicotiana sylvestris chromosome 7, ASM39365v2, whole genome shotgun sequence genomic window:
- the LOC138873702 gene encoding uncharacterized protein — MIGSLLYLTVSRPDIVFSVGLCARFQANPKKFHLTVVKRILRYFKGTIDLCLWYPKGSNFNLVGYADVNYAGFLVDRKSTSGMIKRILNEEPNSSVLVNLNAKADQAQDSENSDDSFKSASEGEGPGSSDSEKTQNLLSKVSSALAENLENRFVLVGPVRDVEIPELERSDGKKNIEKEKEREGVCVDVRGKGKGVADEPGSSITETLADLIKKVGASYDPKKRRTTTPKAPSAAKPSKTRKASSPTTTKTPLPKGRATRSRVKQSESDLQKALAESKKKRMDKGKGKVEESSKVVDVKEMEQVHQEDHTTMEVQTPKPKMSKTSSKKSSSVSKVIEPSLTKRTRSAVKKQIT, encoded by the exons atgattggttcacttttgtatcttactgttagcagacctgacatagttttcagtgtagggctttgtgctcgttttcaggcAAATCCTAAGAAATTtcacttgactgttgtcaagaggatactgagatattttaAAGGCACTATTGATCTTtgtctttggtaccctaaaggtagtaattttaatCTAGTGGGGTATGCTGATGTTaactatgcaggtttccttgtggacaggaagagcacctcag gcatgatcAAGAGAATTTTAAATGAAGAACCTAATTCATCGGTATTGGTTAATCTGAATGccaag GCTGACCAAGCCCAAGATTCTGAGAACTCAGATGATTCATTCAAATCTGCGAGTGAGGGGGAAGGACCCGGGTCGTCTGACTCTGAGAAGACTCAAAACCTCCTTTCTAAGGTAAGTTCTGCTTTGGcagaaaatttagaaaataggtttgttttggttGGACCTGTTAGGGATGTAGAAATTCCTGAATTGGAAAGGAGTGATggtaaaaaaaatattgaaaaagaaaaagagagagagggtgtatGTGTTGAtgtgaggggaaaagggaaaggagtG gcagatgaacctggttcatctataaCGGAAACCCTAGCAGACCTTATAAAGAAAGTAGGTGccagttatgatccaaagaaaaggagaactaCAACACCAAAAGCCCCCAGTGCTGCTAAACCCTCAAAGACACGAAAGGCTTCCTCTCCAACAACTACTAAAACTCCCTTGCCAaagggaagagccacaagaagcagggtgaaaCAGAGTGAGAGTGACCTACAAAAAGCTTTGGCTGAAAGTAAGAAGAAGAGGATGGATAAAGGAAAAGGTAAGGTTGAAGAGTCCTCTAAAGTTGTTGATGTTAaggagatggaacaggtccatcaggaggaccatacaacaatggaggttcagacccccaagcccaaaatGTCCAAGACTTCTTCCAAAAAGTCTTCATCTGTGTCTAAGGTTATTGAACCTTCATTGACTaagaggacaaggtctgcagTGAAAAAGCAAATAACTTAG